Within the Candidatus Rokuibacteriota bacterium genome, the region CCCGGTCTCCATCTCCCCCAGCGTGCGGTTGTCGTCGAACCCGACCCGGACAGCGACGGTGATCCCCTGCCTCCCGTAGGTGGACCCCACGAACAGCGCGTCGTGGAAGTCGCTCGTCGTCCCGGTCTTGCCCATCACCGGGATCGGAAAGTCGCGGCTATCGAGGCTGTGGGCGGTGCCTTCCGGGAGGCGGACCACGCCGCGCAGCCCCTCCTGGATAAGGCTCAGGTGGGTGGAGCCGATGTAGATCTCGGCTCGGGGCGCCTCATAGAGCACCCCACCGGAGGCGTCGGTCACCCGATCAATGATGTGGGGCACCGCCAGGATTCCCGAGGCCATGGCCCGATAGGCACCGGCCAGCTCCAGCAGCCGCACCTCCGACGCGCCCAGCGCCGTGGTGAGGTAGGGCTGCAGCGGGGTGCGGATGCCCAGATCCCGGGAGGTCCCGATCACCCTGTCCAGACCGATCTCGCGGGTGATCCACACCGCCACCGCGTTGCGGGACTCGGCCAGTGCCTGACGCATCGTGATCAGACCCTTGAACTGCTTGTCGTAGTTGGCAATCCACTTCACCGGACGATTGGTCCCTGCGGGGACCCAGACGGGCTCGTCTGGCACCATACTGTCGAGATTCATGTCCTGGCGAAACGCGGCCAGGTACACCAGCGGCTTCCATGCCGAGCCCGGCTGCCGCAGCGAGCCCGTGACGCGGTTGTAATCGGAGTAGCGGGTGTAGCGACCCTTATCGAGCTGCCGCCCCCCCGCCTCGGCCAGGATCGCCGCGTCCGCGTTCCGCAGTACTACCACCGAGCCCTGGATCAACCCTTTCGCCCCGAGGTGACGCTTCTCGTAGAGGGCCAGGCCGTTCTCCAAGGCTTCGTTCACGATGGTCTGCACCCGATCGTCCACGGTGGAGCGGACCGAGATCCGTCCCTGGAAGAGGTCCTCGACCCCGAAGCGGCCGGCGCCATGCTGTTTCACCTCGTCCAAGACGGTATTGATCGCTGCGGGCGCGTGGGTCTTGACGGGGCTATCGGTCGCCACGAGGATCGGCTCGGCCTGGCAGCGCTTCGCGAGACCCTCGGGGATGTAACCGTTGCGGGCCATCAGGGCCAGGATCTCGTTGCGGCGGCGCAGCGGCCGCGGGTCGCCGGGCACCGGGCTGTAGTCCCGGGGCGACTTCGTGATCCCCGCCAGCAACGCGGCGTTTCCCGCGTCCTCCACCGTGTAGCTCGACAGGGACTTGCCGAAGTAATACTCCGAGCCGGCGGCAAGACCGTAGCGACCGTTGCCCAAGTAGGTGAGGTTGGCGAAGCGGGCGAAGATTTCGCGCTTCGCCTGCTCCTGCGATCCGTAGCGCCCGCGCATCTCCTCCTCGAGCCAGAGCGCGAGGCGGACTTCCTCGAGCTTCCGCAAGAGCTTGTTCGTGGTCGGAACGCCCAAGGCCGCGGAGAGAAGCCGCGACGTCACACTGTCGCGGAAGAGGGCGGCGCCGTTCTCGCGGCTCACACGGTCCCGGAGGAAGTAACCGCGGACGAGCTGCTGCGTCAGCGTCGAACCCCCCTGGGGGAACCGCAGCCGCAACTCGAGGCCGCCCTTCCGCCAGGCGGCCACCGAGTGCACGGCCGTCTTGTAACCCACCCGGAGCAGCGCCCGGTACTCTATGCCGGCGTGGGAGAAAAAGTTCTTGTCTTCGGCCGCCAAGATGGCGTCGCGAAGAACGGGAGGTACCTCGTCGTAGGGGACGACTCGGCGGTACTCCCGTGCCAGCTCAACCAGCACCTTGCCGTTGATGTCGGAGACTTGGCCGATCGTGGGAAGCTCGAAACGGATGAACGGGTCGAGGTCAGGCAGCCCGCTCCGGTTGAAGTAGATGTGCTGGACAAGCCCCACCCCCGAGAGCAGGAACAGCAGTACCAGGGCGGAAACCGAGACGCAAACGGTGCGGCGCGAGCCTATCGACCGCAGAATGCGGGCCACAAAGCAGCTGGAGGAAGCACCAGGGCCCCTATCAGTTGCGCGGAATTTGGGAGCCCTGGACCGCTGTCCTGACGAGTCACGTCCAGCAAGTGGCCTTGTCACGGTTGGTCCAGCCTCCGCCGAGTCGTCTTTTGAAGTCGTCCGGATCGTGATTCTGGCTCGATTCTAGTTGAGGGTATCCGGCGTGCCTATTGGACCTTGGTCTACGACTTTGCTGAAGTGCTCCCCGATTGGATTGCGCACCGTGGGGAGGTAAGATGCGGCGGGAGGATCGATCCGCTGGATGACGACGGGGTCATCGATCGTGGCAATCAACTGCATCCGCCCGACGGCGACGTCTCGGTAGAATGATCGCCGGCTGCGCGAAGGCTGGGGCGAGGGTGACCTCGCTCCAGCCTTCTTCGCGTAATCCTTAGCCGATCACTTGACCTCCTTCATGGGCGCGCCGCAGCAATTCCCAGCTGTGGGAGACGTCTTCCCACACTTCGCGCACTTGTATTGCGCCATGGCCTCTCACCTCCTCTCTTGAAACAATGCTCTCAATTCGCGTTGATGATGTCCATGTTGGTGCGCTACTTCGTGAAGGTGAGTTCGTTCTTGACCGACTTCACGCTGGGGACGTCGCGCGCCATCTCGGAGGCCTTGGCACTTGCGCCGATGGTCGGCACCTGACCCGTCAGCGTGACGACACCGGCATCGGTGCGGACATCCACCTTCTTGAGCTGCTTATCCTTGGAAAGGCGCGTCACGACGGCTTTCGCAATGTCGCTATCGTTGGCGTCCACTGCCTTCCGGGCCGTCGGCGCGACCACCTGGAGATCGTTCTTCACGGACTTCACGCCTTCGACCCCCTGCGCGATATCGCTGACGGCGCTCTTGGCCTCGGCGGAGTCGACCTTGCCGCGGAGGTGGACGACCCCCTTGGTGGTGTCGACGCTGACCTGGCTCCCCTTCACCCGCTCGTCGGCGAAGAGCGAGATCTTAACCTTCGAGGTGATCCAGCTGTCGGTAACCATCGTTTTGGTTTCTTGCGTCGTGGTCTGGGCCTTCTCCTTGGCCTTGTCCGCCGTGTCGGCGGCGCCCGCCGTCAGCGGGGCCACGGCGACGAGTGCCATCATGATCGCTGCCGTAATCGTCCTAGTACCGTACCGCATAGTCCGATCCTCCTCACGCAGGAGTTTAACGCTACCTACTCGCCGGCGACTCGTTGTCCTGTCGCCGGGATCTCGAGCTGCACGGGCCGTCCATCCGCATCGCGATCGCTTTGCCCCTGCTCATCGTCCGCGCAACCGGCGATTATTACTTGGCCGGGCGGCGGGGTCGGTTGCCTGTAAGAGAGTCCTTTACTCTATCCACCGCCCTCTCCCGCTTTTCCCTTCTTAAATGTTTCTGGCAGTTACGTGCCGTTGACTCAACATCGCTCCCATCAGGACTGGAATTCGGCTGGTGTCTTGAAGCCGCCCTGGTGGAACGTGAACCCACTTCCCGCTTGCATCGTCTACGCGCCCAAGGGCCAGCTCACCGTAGGCCACATCGGAACGTCACAGTCCTGCTTCCGTCCGGGTTGGCTACCATGCTCGACGTCATCGGCTGCGAGCCGTACTTTTGGCAGTAGGCGCCAGCGGTCTGCGACGCTTGCACCAGCTCCTGATCCGTCCGATAGGTGTAGCTCTGGCTCGGAGTGGTCGGCGGCGGCGCGGGAAACGCGGTTCGCACGCATTCAAAGACCACGGCTTTGCTGCCGTCTGCATTGTTTGTGATGTTCGCGGTTCGCGGGGCAGTCTGATATTGACTGCAATACGTCGTCGCGTTCTGGTTGGCCTGAACCAGTTCCTGGTCAGTCCGGTAGTTGTAGGTAACGGTCGGGTTGCTCGACTGCACCGGCTGTTGCGACGAGGGCAACGGTGCACAGGAGGCAACGGCCCCGGCCGCCAACACAGCGACTGCCCACACGTTCACCCTCCGGAAACGGCGAAAGATCATGACCATCTGAAACCCTCCTTCACTTTCTCGGTGTAGACACCCAACGTCGGTGCCTCCCGATGTCTTCCCAGGCCTCTGAACCCGGGAGTGGCGAACTGCCATCTGCGACGCCAAGAATGTCGTGTGACACGACTCCGTCCCTCGCCAAGGGGCGCCGTCCCCGCTATGTTCCGAGGACTTTCTTCACTTGGCCGATTTTCTTTTGGACCTTCCCAGCGATCTTTTCGACCTGGCCTTCGGCTTCTAACTCGGGATTGTTCGTCGCTCGTCCAACCTTCTCTTTAACTTTGCCTTTCACTTCGTGAAACGTTCCTTGTGCCTTGTCCTTCGTGCTTGGCTTCATGGCTTGTCTCCTTTGACTCGATCGATGTGCGAGTCCCCGTTAAGAGCCTTGAACCGTCCGTGCATGTGCCAACACCTGTCCCTCGATGTCAGATCGATCCTGGAAAGGGTCAACGCAACGCGCCGACCAGGTACAAGACCACCACGATGAGCAGGACCGTCCCGACGACCCCCAGGCCCCCGCCTGTCCCCCATCTGGAATAGCCGTAATAGCCGCCGCCTCCGCCGAACACCAGGAGCAGAAGAAGAATGAGTAGCAGCATCGAACGTCTCCTTTCAGCGTGTGACCACTGCTCCCCCACGAGCATCGCTACGTTTCGGGAGAACGTGCCTCCAATTAGGCATGATGCTCCGCCGCTTCTACCGCGTCGACCGAGGCCGTGAGCGGTCCAAGGTCCACGACCTTCTCGCGCGTCGTGTACGTGATGCCCTGGTAGGCCAGGGCGACTATGCCGAGAATGATCAGCACGACACCGACGAGCGTCACGGGTCTCACGGCGCTCTCCTCCCTCTCTTGGTCATGCTTTTCTCACTGCTGGTGCCGGGCGAATCGCTTCCTCCCCTGCCCGGAGAACCTCGCCGACCTGCTCCTTCGTGTCCTGCAAGAATTCGTCGGCCCGGTACAGGACATCCCCGCCGCGGTCCAGCACCTTCCCGGCCGTCTCCTCTACCGCCCGAACGCCCTCGGCTACCTTCGTGCGCACCCCGCGCGTCCTCTCCTCCACGTACTCCTCCATCTCCCGTCCCCACAGCCATACGACGCCTGCCCCCATGAGCGCTCCCAGGACAAACACCCCACTGGTTCGCATCGCGGTCCTCCTCGTTAGAGGTTTCAGCCGATCCCGTCTCAACGGCGCGATCTGCCGTCACGTGACCCGCACGTCGTTCTTGACGGACGTCACCCCCGCGACCTCGCGTGCGACTTGGACCGCCTTGTCGATGTCCGTCTGAGGCCTGACGAAGCCGCT harbors:
- a CDS encoding transglycosylase domain-containing protein, translating into MARILRSIGSRRTVCVSVSALVLLFLLSGVGLVQHIYFNRSGLPDLDPFIRFELPTIGQVSDINGKVLVELAREYRRVVPYDEVPPVLRDAILAAEDKNFFSHAGIEYRALLRVGYKTAVHSVAAWRKGGLELRLRFPQGGSTLTQQLVRGYFLRDRVSRENGAALFRDSVTSRLLSAALGVPTTNKLLRKLEEVRLALWLEEEMRGRYGSQEQAKREIFARFANLTYLGNGRYGLAAGSEYYFGKSLSSYTVEDAGNAALLAGITKSPRDYSPVPGDPRPLRRRNEILALMARNGYIPEGLAKRCQAEPILVATDSPVKTHAPAAINTVLDEVKQHGAGRFGVEDLFQGRISVRSTVDDRVQTIVNEALENGLALYEKRHLGAKGLIQGSVVVLRNADAAILAEAGGRQLDKGRYTRYSDYNRVTGSLRQPGSAWKPLVYLAAFRQDMNLDSMVPDEPVWVPAGTNRPVKWIANYDKQFKGLITMRQALAESRNAVAVWITREIGLDRVIGTSRDLGIRTPLQPYLTTALGASEVRLLELAGAYRAMASGILAVPHIIDRVTDASGGVLYEAPRAEIYIGSTHLSLIQEGLRGVVRLPEGTAHSLDSRDFPIPVMGKTGTTSDFHDALFVGSTYGRQGITVAVRVGFDDNRTLGEMETGGRTALPIFREVMLHVYERQLVGPVPQFPREIEDRIDEYLARQSALKASYLGPPPEATLTQSGARRQRDAASFSP
- a CDS encoding BON domain-containing protein, with translation MRYGTRTITAAIMMALVAVAPLTAGAADTADKAKEKAQTTTQETKTMVTDSWITSKVKISLFADERVKGSQVSVDTTKGVVHLRGKVDSAEAKSAVSDIAQGVEGVKSVKNDLQVVAPTARKAVDANDSDIAKAVVTRLSKDKQLKKVDVRTDAGVVTLTGQVPTIGASAKASEMARDVPSVKSVKNELTFTK
- a CDS encoding CsbD family protein; protein product: MKPSTKDKAQGTFHEVKGKVKEKVGRATNNPELEAEGQVEKIAGKVQKKIGQVKKVLGT
- a CDS encoding DUF3309 domain-containing protein, which produces MLLLILLLLLVFGGGGGYYGYSRWGTGGGLGVVGTVLLIVVVLYLVGALR